A window of Taeniopygia guttata chromosome 14, bTaeGut7.mat, whole genome shotgun sequence contains these coding sequences:
- the ARPC1A gene encoding actin-related protein 2/3 complex subunit 1A, with translation MSLHQFLLEPITCHAWNRDRTQIAISPNNHEVHIYKKSGNQWVKAHELKEHNGHITGIDWAPKSDRIVTCGADRNAYVWSQKDGVWKPTLVILRINRAATFVKWSPLENKFAVGSGARLISVCYFESENDWWVSKHIKKPIRSTVLSLDWHPNNVLLAAGSCDFKCRVFSAYIKEVDEKPASTPWGSKMPFGQLMSEFGGAGSGGWVHSVSFSASGNRLAWVSHDSTVSVADASKNMMVSQLKTEFLPLLSVSFVSENSVVAAGHDCCPMLFNCDDRGLLSFVSKLDIPKQSIQRNISAMERFRNMDKRATTEDRNTTLETLHQNSITQVSIYEIDKRDCRKFCTTGIDGAMTIWDFKTLESSIQGLRIM, from the exons ATGTCTCTGCATCAGTTCCTGCTGGAGCCAATCACCTGCCATGCCTGGAACAGAGACCGTACTC AGATTGCCATTAGCCCTAATAACCATGAAGTGCACATCTACAAGAAGAGTGGGAACCAGTGGGTGAAGGCTCACGAGCTGAAGGAACACAATGGACACATTACAG GTATTGACTGGGCTCCCAAAAGCGACCGCATCGTGACGTGCGGCGCCGACCGCAATGCCTACGTGTGGAGCCAGAAGGACGGCGTGTGGAAACCCACCCTCGTCATCCTCAGGATCAACCGCGCCGCCACCTTCGTCAAGTGGTCCCCCTTGGAGAACAAGTTTGCTGTGGGCAGTGGAGCTCGACTCATATCTGTGTGCTACTTTGAGTCTGAAAATGACTG gtGGGTGAGCAAACACATTAAAAAGCCCATTCGTTCCACTGTCCTCAGCCTGGACTGGCACCCCAACAAtgtcctgctggctgcaggatcCTGTGACTTCAAGTGCAG GGTGTTCTCTGCTTACATTAAGGAAGTGGATGAAAAGCCAGCCAGCACACCCTGGGGCTCCAAGATGCCTTTTGGGCAGCTGATGTCGGAATTTGGGGGCGCAGGCAGCGGAGGGTGGGTGCACAGCGTGAGCTTCTCCGCCAGCGGCAACCGCCTGGCCTGGGTCAGTCATGACAGCACCGTGTCAGTGGCTGATGCCTCCAAAAACATGAT ggtttcgcagctgaaaacagagttCCTCCCACTCCTGAGCGTGTCCTTTGTCTCCGAGAACAGCGTGGTGGCAGCT GGCCACGACTGCTGCCCGATGCTCTTCAACTGTGACGACCGTGGCTTGCTGAGCTTCGTTTCCAAACTCGACATTCCCAAACAGAGCATCCAGCGCAACATCTCCGCCATGGAGCGCTTCCGCAACATGGATAAAAGAGCCACCACGGAAGACCGCAACACCACCCTGGAGACACTGCACCAAAACAGTATAAC CCAAGTGTCTATTTATGAGATTGACAAACGGGATTGTCGGAAATTCTGCACCACCGGCATCGATGGAGCAATGACCATCTGGGATTTTAAG ACTTTAGAGTCCTCCATCCAAGGGCTACGAATCATGTAA